A genomic segment from Biomphalaria glabrata chromosome 16, xgBioGlab47.1, whole genome shotgun sequence encodes:
- the LOC129923244 gene encoding nicotinamidase-like: MLGGGVYTRHQSKLKLSFRLSVLWPLSDIMWPDFVCVVCLIIVHFQPTQAANTQTVSAFVIIDVQECFLEGGNLAVKDGNAVIEVINRIREKWQRFFTLTVLTKDWHCKEHVSFASSHSSRKPFEDVELNYTLKGELCSEAGGTVPGTVDCKGPTKTVAQKLWPDHCIANVTSGGTSSNLAKGLKTYDTDIVVIKGDNCQRDSYSAFWDNGNFSSTALHGTLKSYGVTTVYMVGLALDYCVFESAKDAKHLGYNTFVIRDATRPVDNTTGDSAVSTMLRAGVNVITSQQLDKLMEPSRAGNAQVRLIPDTMLLFIANVMVVVTAHSSASRSR, encoded by the exons ATGTTGGGAGGTGGAGTTTACACTAGACATCAGAGCAAGCTTAAGCTTTCATTTAGACTGAGTGTGTTGTGGCCCTTATCTGATATTAT GTGGCCAGATTTTGTCTGCGTGGTATGCCTAATCATTGTTCACTTCCAGCCAACACAAGCTGCCAACACTCAAACAGTGTCTGCCTTTGTAATCATCGATGTCCAGGAATGTTTTTTAGAGGGAGGTAATCTGGCTGTAAAGGATGGAAATGCCGTCATAGAAGTTATAAACAG AATTCGCGAAAAATGGCAGAGgttttttactttgactgtTTTAACCAAAGATTGGCACTGCAAAGAGCACGTTTCCTTCGCATCCAGCCATTCGTCACGCAAACCTTTTGAAGATGTAGAGTTAAATTACACACTGAAAG GTGAGCTGTGCTCTGAAGCAGGAGGAACAGTGCCAGGTACAGTTGATTGCAAAGGGCCTACGAAAACAGTGGCACAGAAACTCTGGCCCGATCACTGTATCGCTAACGTTACCAGCGGAGGGACCTCGTCGAATCTTGCAAAAGGTCTTAAAACTTATGATACTGACATCGTCGTTATAAAAGGCGACAACTGCCAG AGAGACTCGTATTCTGCCTTCTGGGACAATGGTAACTTCTCCTCGACTGCACTGCATGGCACACTCAAGTCGTACGGCGTCACCACTGTCTACATGGTAGGACTTGCCCTTGACTACTGTGTCTTTGAATCAGCCAAGGACGCCAAACACTTAG gaTATAACACTTTCGTAATAAGAGATGCTACCAGGCCAGTGGACAACACAACAGGAGACAGTGCGGTCAGCACAATGCTGAGAGCAG GGGTGAATGTGATAACAAGCCAACAATTAGACAAACTGATGGAACCATCAAgg gCAGGAAACGCTCAAGTGAGACTCATTCCTGACACAATGTTACTATTTATAGCCAATGTCATGGTCGTTGTAACAGCCCACAGTTCTGCAAGTCGCTCCCGCTAG